A single window of Paenibacillus sp. FSL H8-0537 DNA harbors:
- the gmd gene encoding GDP-mannose 4,6-dehydratase — protein MKRALVTGVTGQDGSYLAEFLLEKGYKVYGMRRRTSTPNYENVAHIKNQIEWISGDLTDLASLIEAVRISDPDEVYNLAAQSFVAASWPQPLATAQLTALAVTNMLEAVRIVKPEARFYQASSSEMYGKVQETPQKETTPFYPRSPYGVAKVYGHWITVNYRESFNMFACSGILFNHESPRRGLEFVTRKVTDAVARIKLGVQNELRMGNLDALRDWGFAGDYIKAMWLMLQQDEADDFVISTGEMHTVRELLEVAFSYVGLDYSKYVVIDPEFVRPAEVDLLLGDCTKAKEKLGWELEVGFQQLIHMMVDADLKRVRAETAYNNSLIGAAGAGV, from the coding sequence ATGAAGAGAGCGCTAGTAACCGGTGTAACGGGGCAGGACGGATCGTATTTGGCAGAGTTTTTGCTGGAAAAAGGCTATAAGGTATATGGCATGAGAAGAAGAACGAGCACGCCAAACTATGAAAATGTCGCTCACATTAAAAATCAGATCGAATGGATTTCCGGCGATTTGACGGATCTTGCTTCTTTAATCGAAGCGGTACGCATTTCCGATCCGGATGAGGTCTATAATTTGGCGGCGCAATCGTTCGTGGCGGCCTCATGGCCACAGCCGCTGGCTACCGCGCAGCTGACGGCGCTTGCCGTCACGAATATGCTGGAAGCCGTTCGCATCGTTAAGCCGGAGGCGCGTTTCTATCAAGCATCCAGCAGCGAAATGTATGGCAAGGTGCAAGAGACGCCGCAAAAGGAAACGACTCCTTTTTACCCGCGCAGTCCGTACGGCGTAGCCAAAGTATACGGTCACTGGATTACGGTCAACTACCGCGAAAGCTTTAATATGTTCGCTTGCTCAGGCATATTGTTCAACCATGAATCACCTCGGCGCGGGCTTGAGTTCGTAACGCGCAAAGTAACGGACGCCGTTGCCCGCATTAAGCTCGGTGTGCAAAATGAGCTGCGCATGGGCAATTTGGATGCACTTCGCGATTGGGGCTTCGCAGGCGATTATATTAAAGCGATGTGGCTGATGCTCCAGCAGGATGAGGCGGATGATTTCGTCATTTCGACGGGTGAAATGCACACGGTTCGCGAGCTGCTGGAGGTTGCGTTCTCCTATGTAGGGCTTGATTACAGCAAATATGTCGTTATTGATCCTGAATTTGTGCGTCCGGCAGAAGTGGATTTGCTGCTTGGTGATTGCACGAAAGCGAAAGAGAAGCTTGGCTGGGAGCTGGAGGTTGGTTTCCAGCAGTTGATTCATATGATGGTCGATGCGGATTTGAAACGGGTTCGTGCTGAAACAGCCTACAACAACAGCTTGATTGGCGCAGCAGGGGCAGGCGTTTAA
- a CDS encoding sugar transferase, which produces MPPSPQRNDARAVLEGGFNASFEKRRSLRLYLMAKRAVDIIGAATGIMILSPIFILVATLIKLEDPRGKIFFYQTRVGRNERTFKMYKFRSMVSNAEDMLEDLLSKNEVEGAMFKMKEDPRITKIGRFIRKTSIDELPQFWNVLLGDMSLVGPRPPVPREVETYSSYDKLRLRVTPGCTGLWQVSGRNELNFHEMVELDLQYIKQRSIIFDIKIILLTVKVMFGSKDAY; this is translated from the coding sequence ATGCCCCCATCCCCGCAGCGCAATGATGCCAGGGCCGTATTGGAAGGCGGTTTTAATGCAAGCTTTGAGAAAAGAAGGTCGCTACGTCTCTATTTAATGGCAAAGCGGGCAGTGGATATTATCGGGGCAGCTACAGGCATTATGATTTTATCGCCGATTTTTATTCTCGTGGCTACTCTCATCAAGCTGGAGGACCCGCGCGGCAAAATCTTCTTTTACCAGACGAGGGTTGGACGTAATGAGCGGACGTTTAAAATGTACAAATTCCGCTCCATGGTTTCCAATGCCGAAGATATGCTGGAAGATTTGCTTAGCAAAAATGAGGTAGAAGGCGCGATGTTCAAAATGAAGGAAGACCCGCGCATTACAAAGATCGGCCGATTTATACGAAAAACGAGCATTGATGAGCTGCCGCAGTTTTGGAACGTGCTGCTTGGCGATATGTCGCTCGTCGGTCCCCGTCCACCGGTGCCCCGGGAAGTGGAAACCTACAGCAGCTATGACAAGCTGCGACTGCGCGTAACGCCTGGCTGCACGGGCCTATGGCAGGTGAGCGGTCGTAATGAGCTGAATTTTCATGAAATGGTGGAGCTCGACCTCCAATATATTAAGCAAAGAAGCATTATTTTTGATATAAAAATTATTTTATTGACCGTTAAGGTGATGTTCGGTTCAAAGGATGCATATTAG
- a CDS encoding O-antigen polymerase → MEPKLAVHKNISIDYMVGFYFIFFCYTAILIPLLELYKTVLLAASFNYLNLGLSWFIMFYAIGRLSLLMMSDTRRLIELFFWIFVYIWMGYVPLQQVLTERFALSGAYSSDDIRFALFLVIAGILSFDLGGFLHNSLNKRRDRAADDDAGSNINVFAIDKIQVNEKKFIIFTLIALFICAIIILKIGGVSALFLNRQIFNAQFGGKIEFLVLSSFLKVSIFVCLVLGVIYYKHSKMKLSLGTKLWILFIGIVNFMINNPISGARYWIGSMLLTLCFLLLPWGKRSFYKWVITLLCLLLFIFPKSDMFRHTTDTEKIVQSLTTQSNMATDGDYDAFQMTLNTVKYVDLFGHTHGEQLLVAFLFWVPRSIWADKPFGSGTTVADALGYDFTNLSCPLWAEFYIDFGLPGVVLLFILYGYFTQKAQKAYERAVTSNEISLARLCVPYYAPFQIFLLRGELMSGTSYLTAYLFFALIGYWFFKQKQEPLNQAYPDFKSVSS, encoded by the coding sequence ATGGAACCTAAATTAGCTGTGCATAAAAACATTTCAATTGATTATATGGTAGGGTTTTATTTCATTTTCTTTTGCTATACAGCTATTCTAATTCCTTTACTGGAGCTTTATAAAACGGTATTGCTAGCTGCGTCATTTAATTATCTTAATCTGGGCTTGAGCTGGTTTATTATGTTTTATGCAATTGGAAGGCTTTCTTTGCTTATGATGAGCGATACAAGAAGATTAATTGAGCTTTTTTTCTGGATTTTTGTATACATTTGGATGGGGTATGTTCCTCTCCAACAAGTCCTTACGGAGCGTTTTGCTTTGTCGGGAGCTTACTCCAGTGATGATATTCGCTTTGCGTTGTTTCTTGTAATAGCGGGTATTCTTTCCTTCGACCTTGGTGGTTTTCTTCATAATAGCTTGAACAAGAGACGGGATAGAGCAGCCGATGATGATGCAGGATCAAATATAAATGTGTTTGCAATCGACAAAATACAAGTAAACGAGAAAAAATTTATTATTTTTACGCTGATAGCGCTGTTTATATGTGCCATTATTATTTTGAAAATTGGTGGCGTAAGTGCTTTATTTCTCAATAGGCAAATCTTTAATGCTCAGTTTGGTGGGAAAATTGAGTTTCTTGTGTTATCCAGTTTTTTAAAGGTATCCATATTCGTATGTCTTGTACTTGGCGTTATTTATTATAAGCATTCAAAAATGAAGCTTTCCTTAGGAACAAAGCTATGGATCCTCTTTATTGGTATCGTTAATTTTATGATCAATAATCCTATTTCGGGAGCTAGATACTGGATAGGCTCCATGTTATTAACCCTATGCTTTTTATTATTGCCATGGGGGAAACGGTCCTTTTATAAATGGGTCATTACGCTTTTATGTTTATTGCTATTTATATTTCCTAAGTCAGATATGTTTAGGCATACAACAGATACGGAGAAAATTGTTCAAAGCCTTACTACCCAAAGTAATATGGCGACAGATGGGGATTATGATGCCTTTCAAATGACGCTTAACACCGTTAAATATGTTGATCTGTTTGGTCATACGCATGGGGAGCAGTTACTAGTTGCTTTTCTTTTCTGGGTGCCAAGATCTATTTGGGCAGATAAACCATTTGGCTCAGGAACGACAGTAGCGGATGCCCTCGGATACGACTTTACGAATTTATCATGTCCGCTATGGGCAGAGTTTTACATTGACTTTGGTTTGCCTGGAGTTGTGCTTCTATTTATATTGTATGGTTATTTTACTCAGAAGGCACAGAAGGCTTATGAACGAGCGGTTACATCGAATGAAATTTCACTGGCGAGATTATGTGTGCCTTATTATGCTCCGTTTCAAATTTTTTTGCTAAGAGGAGAGCTGATGAGCGGAACCTCCTATTTAACGGCTTATCTTTTCTTTGCTTTAATCGGATATTGGTTTTTTAAGCAAAAGCAGGAGCCATTGAATCAGGCATATCCAGACTTCAAAAGTGTCTCGAGTTAA
- the galU gene encoding UTP--glucose-1-phosphate uridylyltransferase GalU — translation MKKVKKAIIPAAGLGTRFLPATKAMPKEMLPIVDKPTIQYIVEEAVASGIEDIIIVTGKGKRAIEDHFDHAFELENNLFSKGKFDLLDEVRRSSNVDIHYIRQKEAKGLGHAVWCARNFIGNEPFAVLLGDDIVQAEVPCVKQLIEQYEKTQKSVIGVQTVADDQTDRYGIVDILEKFDRLYEVNHFVEKPARGQAPSNLAIMGRYILTPEIFGFLEKQEEGVSGEIQLTDAIQKLNEHQGVFAYDFEGIRYDVGEKLGFIKTTLDFALQNQELRGQLLSVLEEILVREQLIKAN, via the coding sequence ATGAAGAAGGTCAAAAAAGCAATTATACCTGCTGCAGGGCTCGGAACACGTTTCCTGCCAGCGACGAAAGCAATGCCGAAGGAAATGCTGCCTATCGTGGATAAGCCGACGATCCAGTATATCGTTGAAGAAGCGGTGGCATCAGGAATTGAAGATATTATTATTGTAACGGGCAAGGGCAAGCGGGCGATTGAAGACCATTTTGACCATGCCTTCGAGTTGGAGAACAATCTGTTCAGCAAAGGGAAATTCGATCTGCTGGACGAAGTCAGACGCTCCTCCAATGTAGATATTCATTATATCCGGCAGAAGGAAGCGAAGGGGCTTGGCCACGCCGTATGGTGTGCACGCAATTTTATCGGCAATGAGCCGTTTGCGGTACTGCTCGGAGATGACATCGTCCAAGCGGAAGTGCCTTGCGTGAAGCAGCTGATTGAGCAATATGAAAAAACGCAAAAATCAGTTATTGGCGTCCAGACGGTGGCGGATGATCAGACGGATCGTTACGGCATCGTAGATATATTAGAAAAATTTGACCGCCTCTATGAGGTGAACCATTTCGTGGAAAAGCCGGCGAGAGGCCAGGCGCCGTCGAACTTGGCTATTATGGGGCGATACATATTAACCCCTGAAATATTTGGCTTTCTGGAAAAGCAGGAAGAGGGCGTCAGCGGCGAAATTCAGCTCACCGACGCGATTCAGAAGCTGAATGAGCATCAGGGCGTATTTGCTTATGATTTCGAAGGCATTCGGTACGATGTTGGTGAAAAGCTCGGCTTTATTAAAACGACACTCGATTTCGCCTTGCAAAATCAAGAGCTTCGCGGCCAACTGCTATCGGTTCTTGAGGAAATTTTGGTCAGAGAGCAACTGATTAAAGCAAACTAG
- a CDS encoding glycosyltransferase family 4 protein gives MNKVLLLTNTIAPYRIPVLNKLHRDDNTSLTVWYLEEKEQNRKWDIDYGEIEYAYKCLPGMHAFIQKLDMGIHLNPGIFLRLMKHNPDVVITSGYDSLGYWSALLYSKLFRKKFIIWWGSTLESSRVQNKLVNTVRRVFFKLTDSFITYGTQSAECLEYYGVSKDKIVIGYNTVDIRFFHKKYTEHKQSKLRSDEGPIKLLFIGQLIERKGLAQIIDAIQQTHSDAAWQLTIVGSGPDEQKLKARVEQYGLTGQISFEGYKQKDELIGYLVEADCLIFPSLIEVWGLVVNEALSTNTFVLASKYAGATKDIIVDKQNGLIIDPLDPQNLKESMDWVFANKRYIQSSWKLKFGLWRKMHPNYYARAVSSAVNRALSTEG, from the coding sequence ATGAATAAGGTACTTCTTCTAACCAATACAATTGCGCCCTATCGCATACCCGTATTAAATAAGCTGCACCGTGATGACAATACGAGCCTGACGGTCTGGTATTTGGAGGAGAAGGAGCAGAATCGCAAGTGGGATATTGATTATGGCGAAATCGAATATGCGTACAAATGTCTGCCGGGCATGCATGCTTTTATTCAAAAATTGGATATGGGCATTCATCTTAATCCCGGCATTTTTTTGCGGCTGATGAAGCATAATCCCGATGTGGTCATTACCTCAGGCTACGATTCGCTTGGTTATTGGTCGGCACTGCTGTACAGCAAGCTGTTTAGGAAAAAATTTATCATTTGGTGGGGCAGCACGCTGGAAAGCAGCCGGGTACAAAATAAACTGGTGAACACGGTGCGCAGAGTGTTTTTCAAGCTAACCGATTCCTTTATTACATACGGTACACAGTCAGCGGAATGCCTGGAGTATTACGGCGTCAGCAAGGATAAAATCGTAATTGGCTACAATACGGTGGACATTCGATTTTTCCATAAAAAATATACCGAGCATAAGCAGAGCAAGCTGCGCAGCGATGAGGGGCCGATCAAGCTGCTTTTCATCGGACAGTTGATTGAACGCAAAGGGCTCGCACAAATTATTGACGCTATCCAGCAAACGCATAGCGATGCGGCCTGGCAGTTGACCATTGTCGGCTCGGGCCCGGATGAGCAGAAGCTGAAGGCACGTGTGGAGCAGTATGGGCTAACGGGGCAGATCAGCTTCGAAGGCTATAAGCAGAAGGATGAGCTGATTGGTTATTTGGTGGAAGCCGATTGCCTGATTTTCCCTTCCCTAATCGAGGTGTGGGGGCTCGTCGTCAACGAAGCGTTAAGCACGAATACGTTTGTACTGGCATCCAAATACGCGGGAGCAACGAAGGACATTATCGTCGATAAGCAAAATGGTCTCATTATTGATCCGCTTGATCCGCAAAACTTAAAGGAATCGATGGACTGGGTGTTCGCAAACAAACGGTATATTCAGTCGAGCTGGAAGCTGAAGTTTGGGCTGTGGCGCAAAATGCACCCGAATTATTATGCCAGAGCGGTATCATCAGCCGTAAACCGGGCTTTGTCAACGGAGGGATAG
- a CDS encoding Wzz/FepE/Etk N-terminal domain-containing protein: MELKQYMKIVRKKIGLVAVIVLIACVAAAVKSFFFTTPIYQAHARLLVNQTALPDGQFSPSVGTLQTNIMMINSYKVIIKSETILSLVTERYPELNITPTQLAGRISVSSAENSQVMDLLIRDQSYVRAAKMVNAVSTVFKEQIPLIMKVDNVTVLDKANETAAAYPINNNPIFVILVSFIAALMLAIGLVFLIEYLDDTFKMESEVEAVLGIPVIASVPKMTKEDVRPSRKRVLNNQGVGEGQHATINQ, encoded by the coding sequence GTGGAGTTGAAACAATATATGAAAATCGTCCGAAAAAAAATAGGGCTGGTTGCGGTCATTGTTCTTATCGCCTGTGTGGCAGCAGCGGTAAAAAGCTTCTTTTTTACGACCCCCATCTATCAAGCTCATGCCCGGCTGCTCGTCAATCAAACCGCCCTGCCTGACGGCCAGTTTTCCCCAAGCGTAGGAACGCTGCAAACGAATATTATGATGATAAATTCTTACAAGGTCATTATAAAATCAGAGACGATACTTAGTCTGGTGACCGAGCGTTATCCCGAGTTGAACATTACACCGACGCAGCTGGCTGGACGCATATCCGTCTCCTCTGCCGAAAATTCGCAGGTTATGGATTTGCTGATTCGAGATCAATCGTATGTACGGGCTGCGAAAATGGTCAATGCGGTATCCACAGTCTTCAAGGAACAAATTCCCCTCATTATGAAGGTCGACAACGTTACAGTCCTGGATAAAGCGAATGAAACGGCCGCTGCGTATCCCATAAACAACAATCCCATTTTCGTCATTCTGGTTAGCTTTATTGCAGCGCTTATGCTGGCGATTGGACTTGTGTTTCTGATTGAGTATTTGGATGACACGTTTAAGATGGAGTCCGAGGTTGAAGCGGTGCTGGGTATTCCGGTCATTGCCTCTGTACCGAAGATGACGAAGGAAGATGTCCGTCCTTCCCGCAAGCGTGTATTGAATAACCAAGGGGTAGGTGAAGGGCAGCATGCGACGATTAACCAGTGA
- a CDS encoding CpsD/CapB family tyrosine-protein kinase, with the protein MRRLTSETNLVALTNPNSPISEVYRTLRTNIQYAEIDTPKQILMIASSQPDEGKTTTITNLAVTIAQEERKVLLVDADMRKPSLHQVFDKPNRIGLSSAISNQFSWQEAVMDTMVEHLSVITSGPIPPNPSEMLGSNKMKSLVQEWKEHYDVILFDTPPVLAVTDALIVSAFCDGVVLVVLAGKVKKEMVKKMKANLDRVQAQIVGVVMNKINPKDSEDIQLQYYETAKS; encoded by the coding sequence ATGCGACGATTAACCAGTGAGACGAATTTAGTAGCGTTAACGAATCCCAATTCTCCCATTTCGGAAGTTTACCGAACGCTTCGCACCAACATCCAATATGCCGAAATCGATACGCCCAAGCAAATTTTAATGATCGCCTCCTCACAGCCGGATGAAGGCAAGACGACGACGATCACCAATCTGGCGGTCACGATTGCCCAAGAGGAACGCAAGGTGCTGCTGGTTGATGCTGATATGCGCAAGCCGTCCTTGCATCAAGTGTTTGACAAGCCGAATCGCATCGGTCTCAGCAGCGCCATATCCAATCAATTTTCGTGGCAGGAGGCGGTAATGGATACGATGGTCGAGCATTTATCGGTCATTACCTCCGGCCCGATTCCACCGAATCCCTCCGAGATGCTGGGCTCTAATAAGATGAAATCGCTCGTGCAGGAGTGGAAAGAGCATTATGACGTTATTTTGTTTGATACCCCGCCCGTGCTTGCTGTAACGGATGCCCTAATCGTAAGCGCGTTTTGCGATGGCGTTGTGCTGGTTGTGCTGGCAGGCAAGGTGAAGAAGGAAATGGTCAAAAAGATGAAGGCGAATCTGGACCGCGTCCAGGCGCAAATCGTCGGAGTCGTCATGAATAAAATCAATCCGAAGGACAGCGAGGATATTCAGCTGCAATATTATGAAACAGCTAAATCCTAA
- a CDS encoding GDP-L-fucose synthase, whose amino-acid sequence MEIGAKIYVAGHRGLVGSAIVRALQEQGYQNLVYRTSAELDLRKKDEVLAFFEQEAFDYVFLAAAKVGGIVANNDYPADFIRDNLLIQTNVIDAAYQTRVGKLLFLGSTCIYPKFAPQPLKEEYLLTGELEPTNAPYAIAKIAGIQMCQSYNRQYGTTFISAMPTNLYGPNDNFDLKTSHVLPALIRKFHEAKQSGQPSVEVWGSGNPKREFLHSDDLADACIYLMRHYDGNDIVNIGVGEDISIKELAELIGSIVGYEGEITFNTTVADGTPRKLVDVTKLNRLGWKSSITLEEGLKAVYAAYQKEALVNH is encoded by the coding sequence ATGGAAATAGGAGCTAAAATTTATGTGGCGGGACACCGGGGGCTTGTTGGCTCGGCTATCGTCAGAGCCCTTCAAGAGCAAGGCTATCAAAATCTTGTATATCGCACTAGCGCGGAGCTGGATTTACGCAAAAAGGATGAGGTGCTCGCTTTTTTTGAGCAAGAAGCTTTCGATTATGTGTTTCTCGCTGCGGCTAAAGTGGGTGGCATCGTGGCAAACAACGATTACCCAGCCGACTTTATTCGAGATAATTTGCTCATTCAAACGAATGTCATAGATGCCGCTTATCAGACGCGTGTTGGCAAACTATTATTTTTGGGCTCAACCTGCATTTATCCTAAATTTGCTCCGCAGCCGCTGAAAGAGGAATATTTGCTGACGGGCGAGCTGGAGCCGACAAATGCGCCTTATGCAATTGCCAAAATCGCCGGCATTCAAATGTGCCAATCGTATAACCGGCAATACGGTACAACCTTCATTTCCGCTATGCCAACTAACCTCTATGGGCCTAATGACAACTTCGATCTAAAAACTTCGCATGTGCTGCCCGCCCTTATTCGTAAATTTCATGAAGCTAAGCAATCCGGCCAGCCATCAGTGGAAGTATGGGGCTCCGGCAATCCAAAGCGCGAGTTCCTGCACTCCGATGATTTGGCGGATGCCTGCATCTACTTAATGCGCCATTATGATGGCAATGACATCGTCAATATTGGCGTAGGCGAAGATATTTCAATTAAAGAGCTCGCAGAGCTAATCGGTTCTATCGTGGGGTATGAAGGGGAAATTACATTCAACACCACCGTTGCTGATGGAACGCCGCGCAAGCTCGTCGATGTAACGAAGCTGAACAGGCTCGGCTGGAAATCCAGCATTACGCTTGAAGAAGGTCTGAAAGCGGTATATGCCGCGTATCAGAAGGAAGCTCTAGTCAACCACTAA
- a CDS encoding oligosaccharide flippase family protein: MGKVKQILQAKDHPFWVIVQQFVTKVLTGVKFLIIARMLGPAEMGLVSIALVSLSIIELLTQLGVMEGIIQRKEDLNNEQKNALWTMMLARGVGISLVLLVTAPYIAQLFGEGRATSLLLLAAGVPLATNAVSIKWYERMRHKDFRSTGILQLITIMLDLSLSVMLVVVLNSPIGVIAGQLIAQLFRCTASFVWFKDKPKLSRDMGSIADIRKYGKWIWANSISTLVLYQLDKVIASRFLGTTVLGLYQTSQKLSQMSISDASYALGQYFFPVLSKLNREDHSQLKVQFMQMLFIIFSFSIVTSGYVLFNAETFIVLLLGNEWMELSPLLGLMLLNASIAGIMNVFVVALRAIGKPRVVTITSYIQLGIYLPLAIAGVFYYQVYGLIYASIIGATTTTVLLFISCFKRMNLWGELVYLRGVFANLLFVIIMFMISITAGNQLTFIMSTFLYLIFAYRLAAKLKVKVKRLSPSFDGAFQSEK; encoded by the coding sequence ATGGGCAAAGTAAAGCAAATCTTGCAAGCAAAGGACCACCCGTTCTGGGTCATTGTCCAGCAGTTCGTGACGAAGGTGCTGACGGGCGTCAAGTTTCTCATTATCGCTCGCATGCTCGGGCCGGCCGAGATGGGGCTGGTCAGCATTGCGCTCGTGAGCCTGTCCATTATTGAGCTGCTCACGCAGCTTGGCGTCATGGAGGGCATCATTCAGAGAAAAGAAGACTTGAACAATGAGCAGAAAAATGCGCTTTGGACGATGATGCTTGCGAGAGGCGTAGGCATCAGCCTTGTACTGCTCGTAACCGCGCCTTATATTGCGCAGCTGTTCGGCGAGGGACGGGCGACGTCCTTGCTGCTGCTGGCAGCGGGCGTTCCACTCGCAACTAATGCGGTCAGCATTAAGTGGTATGAGCGAATGCGCCATAAGGATTTTCGCTCGACGGGCATTTTGCAGCTGATTACGATTATGCTCGATTTAAGCTTATCCGTCATGCTCGTCGTAGTGCTGAATTCGCCAATCGGCGTCATTGCCGGTCAGCTTATCGCCCAGTTGTTCCGCTGTACGGCTTCCTTCGTCTGGTTCAAAGATAAGCCGAAGCTGAGCCGCGATATGGGCAGCATTGCCGATATTCGCAAATATGGCAAATGGATTTGGGCGAACAGCATTTCGACACTTGTGCTTTATCAATTGGATAAGGTCATTGCCTCCCGCTTTCTGGGAACGACGGTGCTCGGACTGTATCAGACGTCGCAGAAGCTCAGCCAAATGAGCATCAGCGATGCGTCTTATGCGCTCGGGCAATATTTTTTTCCGGTGCTTTCCAAGCTTAATCGGGAGGATCATAGCCAGCTGAAGGTGCAGTTTATGCAAATGCTGTTTATTATCTTCTCGTTTTCAATTGTTACTTCGGGCTATGTGTTATTCAACGCAGAAACATTTATTGTTTTATTATTGGGTAATGAATGGATGGAGTTAAGTCCGTTGCTCGGTCTAATGCTGCTTAACGCAAGTATTGCTGGCATTATGAATGTTTTTGTTGTTGCCTTGCGTGCCATAGGTAAGCCACGGGTAGTAACCATTACTTCTTATATTCAGTTGGGTATTTATTTGCCACTCGCTATAGCTGGCGTTTTCTATTATCAAGTTTATGGGCTGATTTACGCCAGTATTATAGGAGCAACCACCACCACGGTCTTATTGTTTATTTCCTGTTTTAAAAGAATGAATCTATGGGGTGAGCTCGTTTATTTAAGAGGGGTTTTTGCTAACCTCTTATTTGTCATTATTATGTTTATGATTTCAATTACAGCTGGAAATCAACTGACCTTTATTATGTCAACATTCTTATATCTAATATTTGCATACAGGCTAGCAGCGAAGCTAAAAGTCAAGGTGAAACGGCTGTCGCCGTCCTTTGACGGCGCGTTTCAGTCCGAGAAATAG